The Argopecten irradians isolate NY chromosome 6, Ai_NY, whole genome shotgun sequence genome has a window encoding:
- the LOC138325857 gene encoding uncharacterized protein isoform X3: MKKGNKKPPVPVREETKREDTFFTAETEVKSQTCPVSPNSIQMIQRRPIKTALHQAVIDCRLHQVRLLVSKHGVNVDSKDLNGRTPMMLACIIEEEFGYRMAKILLKAGAFLNLRDNLGRTALSYACMNGREDIVRMIIREDVLDINEADNDGNTPLHHGASSGNPNIVTQLVDCFVRFGLDVDTRNSMGYTALLLACKNGHFVSAHVLIKKGGANPSLRDNEVFLNASDWSQRSHNVQSKFATRRVAPVTPSPMTFSFSRESTMYLRATNPSCHHVKGQPDLFATWSDNGLRLPAVFSPNAPALERSETFIDGKDARQIVLNEIDDYETQNRPSSLKRSRVRNHPPTAKLMALSRRSKTTVIPDMTTIFRIYSDQYQPDWRKRSSFSRNSDSQISIYSSRTNSELPVEAN, translated from the exons ATGAAGAAGGGCAACAAGAAACCCCCTGTTCCTGTAAGGGAGGAAACGAAGCGAGAAGATACCTTCTTCACG GCGGAAACCGAAGTCAAATCTCAGACTTGCCCAGTGTCTCCAAACTCGATACAAATGATCCAGCGTCGTCCAATCAAAACGGCGCTTCATCAGGCCGTGATTGACTGTCGTCTGCATCAGGTACGCCTCCTGGTGTCAAAGCATGGCGTCAATGTGGATAGCAAGGATCTGAATGGAAGGACGCCCATGATGTTGGCTTGTATCATCGAGGAAGAGTTCGGTTACAGGATGGCTAAAATCTTGTTAAAAGCAGGAGCATTTCTGAATCTACGTGACAATCTAGGGAGAACAGCACTAAGTTATGCCTGTATGAACGGACGGGAGGATATTGTACGTATGATCATCCGCGAGGACGTGTTGGACATAAACGAGGCCGATAATGACGGTAATACCCCGCTACATCATGGGGCGTCCAGCGGTAACCCCAACATTGTTACTCAGCTCGTGGACTGTTTTGTGAGGTTTGGCCTCGATGTTGACACGCGGAATAGTATGGGATATACAGCATTGTTACTAGCCTGCAAAAACGGACATTTTGTGTCGGCACATGTGTTGATAAAGAAAGGCGGTGCGAATCCGAGTCTTCGTGACAACGAAGTGTTTTTGAACGCGTCTGATTGGTCACAAAGAAGTCATAACGTACAAAGTAAATTTGCGACACGTCGCGTGGCACCAGTGACGCCGTCTCCTATGACATTCTCGTTCTCAAGAGAATCAACAATGTATCTAAGAGCCACAAATCCGTCCTGCCATCACGTTAAGGGCCAGCCCGATTTATTCGCTACTTGGTCGGACAACGGCTTACGACTTCCGGCAGTGTTCTCTCCGAATGCACCTGCTTTGGAGAGAAGCGAGACATTCATTGATGGTAAAGACGCACGTCAAATAGTTCTAAACGAGATTGACGATTATGAAACACAGAACCGACCATCTTCACTGAAGCGTTCCCGTGTTAGGAACCACCCTCCTACCGCCAAACTAATGGCGCTCTCACGTCGGAGTAAGACCACAGTCATTCCGGATATGACTACCATATTTAGGATTTACTCAGATCAGTACCAACCCGACTGGAGAAAAAGGT
- the LOC138325857 gene encoding espin-like protein isoform X5, with the protein MAETEVKSQTCPVSPNSIQMIQRRPIKTALHQAVIDCRLHQVRLLVSKHGVNVDSKDLNGRTPMMLACIIEEEFGYRMAKILLKAGAFLNLRDNLGRTALSYACMNGREDIVRMIIREDVLDINEADNDGNTPLHHGASSGNPNIVTQLVDCFVRFGLDVDTRNSMGYTALLLACKNGHFVSAHVLIKKGGANPSLRDNEVFLNASDWSQRSHNVQSKFATRRVAPVTPSPMTFSFSRESTMYLRATNPSCHHVKGQPDLFATWSDNGLRLPAVFSPNAPALERSETFIDGKDARQIVLNEIDDYETQNRPSSLKRSRVRNHPPTAKLMALSRRSKTTVIPDMTTIFRIYSDQYQPDWRKRSSFSRNSDSQISIYSSRTNSELPVEAN; encoded by the exons ATG GCGGAAACCGAAGTCAAATCTCAGACTTGCCCAGTGTCTCCAAACTCGATACAAATGATCCAGCGTCGTCCAATCAAAACGGCGCTTCATCAGGCCGTGATTGACTGTCGTCTGCATCAGGTACGCCTCCTGGTGTCAAAGCATGGCGTCAATGTGGATAGCAAGGATCTGAATGGAAGGACGCCCATGATGTTGGCTTGTATCATCGAGGAAGAGTTCGGTTACAGGATGGCTAAAATCTTGTTAAAAGCAGGAGCATTTCTGAATCTACGTGACAATCTAGGGAGAACAGCACTAAGTTATGCCTGTATGAACGGACGGGAGGATATTGTACGTATGATCATCCGCGAGGACGTGTTGGACATAAACGAGGCCGATAATGACGGTAATACCCCGCTACATCATGGGGCGTCCAGCGGTAACCCCAACATTGTTACTCAGCTCGTGGACTGTTTTGTGAGGTTTGGCCTCGATGTTGACACGCGGAATAGTATGGGATATACAGCATTGTTACTAGCCTGCAAAAACGGACATTTTGTGTCGGCACATGTGTTGATAAAGAAAGGCGGTGCGAATCCGAGTCTTCGTGACAACGAAGTGTTTTTGAACGCGTCTGATTGGTCACAAAGAAGTCATAACGTACAAAGTAAATTTGCGACACGTCGCGTGGCACCAGTGACGCCGTCTCCTATGACATTCTCGTTCTCAAGAGAATCAACAATGTATCTAAGAGCCACAAATCCGTCCTGCCATCACGTTAAGGGCCAGCCCGATTTATTCGCTACTTGGTCGGACAACGGCTTACGACTTCCGGCAGTGTTCTCTCCGAATGCACCTGCTTTGGAGAGAAGCGAGACATTCATTGATGGTAAAGACGCACGTCAAATAGTTCTAAACGAGATTGACGATTATGAAACACAGAACCGACCATCTTCACTGAAGCGTTCCCGTGTTAGGAACCACCCTCCTACCGCCAAACTAATGGCGCTCTCACGTCGGAGTAAGACCACAGTCATTCCGGATATGACTACCATATTTAGGATTTACTCAGATCAGTACCAACCCGACTGGAGAAAAAGGT
- the LOC138325857 gene encoding uncharacterized protein isoform X4, with the protein MDSTSDKGGSSLAHIEAETEVKSQTCPVSPNSIQMIQRRPIKTALHQAVIDCRLHQVRLLVSKHGVNVDSKDLNGRTPMMLACIIEEEFGYRMAKILLKAGAFLNLRDNLGRTALSYACMNGREDIVRMIIREDVLDINEADNDGNTPLHHGASSGNPNIVTQLVDCFVRFGLDVDTRNSMGYTALLLACKNGHFVSAHVLIKKGGANPSLRDNEVFLNASDWSQRSHNVQSKFATRRVAPVTPSPMTFSFSRESTMYLRATNPSCHHVKGQPDLFATWSDNGLRLPAVFSPNAPALERSETFIDGKDARQIVLNEIDDYETQNRPSSLKRSRVRNHPPTAKLMALSRRSKTTVIPDMTTIFRIYSDQYQPDWRKRSSFSRNSDSQISIYSSRTNSELPVEAN; encoded by the exons ATGGATTCCACGTCAGACAAAGGGGGAAGCTCCCTCGCCCATATCGAG GCGGAAACCGAAGTCAAATCTCAGACTTGCCCAGTGTCTCCAAACTCGATACAAATGATCCAGCGTCGTCCAATCAAAACGGCGCTTCATCAGGCCGTGATTGACTGTCGTCTGCATCAGGTACGCCTCCTGGTGTCAAAGCATGGCGTCAATGTGGATAGCAAGGATCTGAATGGAAGGACGCCCATGATGTTGGCTTGTATCATCGAGGAAGAGTTCGGTTACAGGATGGCTAAAATCTTGTTAAAAGCAGGAGCATTTCTGAATCTACGTGACAATCTAGGGAGAACAGCACTAAGTTATGCCTGTATGAACGGACGGGAGGATATTGTACGTATGATCATCCGCGAGGACGTGTTGGACATAAACGAGGCCGATAATGACGGTAATACCCCGCTACATCATGGGGCGTCCAGCGGTAACCCCAACATTGTTACTCAGCTCGTGGACTGTTTTGTGAGGTTTGGCCTCGATGTTGACACGCGGAATAGTATGGGATATACAGCATTGTTACTAGCCTGCAAAAACGGACATTTTGTGTCGGCACATGTGTTGATAAAGAAAGGCGGTGCGAATCCGAGTCTTCGTGACAACGAAGTGTTTTTGAACGCGTCTGATTGGTCACAAAGAAGTCATAACGTACAAAGTAAATTTGCGACACGTCGCGTGGCACCAGTGACGCCGTCTCCTATGACATTCTCGTTCTCAAGAGAATCAACAATGTATCTAAGAGCCACAAATCCGTCCTGCCATCACGTTAAGGGCCAGCCCGATTTATTCGCTACTTGGTCGGACAACGGCTTACGACTTCCGGCAGTGTTCTCTCCGAATGCACCTGCTTTGGAGAGAAGCGAGACATTCATTGATGGTAAAGACGCACGTCAAATAGTTCTAAACGAGATTGACGATTATGAAACACAGAACCGACCATCTTCACTGAAGCGTTCCCGTGTTAGGAACCACCCTCCTACCGCCAAACTAATGGCGCTCTCACGTCGGAGTAAGACCACAGTCATTCCGGATATGACTACCATATTTAGGATTTACTCAGATCAGTACCAACCCGACTGGAGAAAAAGGT
- the LOC138325857 gene encoding uncharacterized protein isoform X1, whose amino-acid sequence MEAATGGVSHVAVSYRYSSAKRRQSDTLSHKTAETEVKSQTCPVSPNSIQMIQRRPIKTALHQAVIDCRLHQVRLLVSKHGVNVDSKDLNGRTPMMLACIIEEEFGYRMAKILLKAGAFLNLRDNLGRTALSYACMNGREDIVRMIIREDVLDINEADNDGNTPLHHGASSGNPNIVTQLVDCFVRFGLDVDTRNSMGYTALLLACKNGHFVSAHVLIKKGGANPSLRDNEVFLNASDWSQRSHNVQSKFATRRVAPVTPSPMTFSFSRESTMYLRATNPSCHHVKGQPDLFATWSDNGLRLPAVFSPNAPALERSETFIDGKDARQIVLNEIDDYETQNRPSSLKRSRVRNHPPTAKLMALSRRSKTTVIPDMTTIFRIYSDQYQPDWRKRSSFSRNSDSQISIYSSRTNSELPVEAN is encoded by the exons ATGGAGGCTGCTACAGGAGGGGTGAGCCATGTGGCTGTTAGCTATAGGTACTCCAGTGCCAAGAGGAGACAGAGTGATACGCTATCTCATAAAACG GCGGAAACCGAAGTCAAATCTCAGACTTGCCCAGTGTCTCCAAACTCGATACAAATGATCCAGCGTCGTCCAATCAAAACGGCGCTTCATCAGGCCGTGATTGACTGTCGTCTGCATCAGGTACGCCTCCTGGTGTCAAAGCATGGCGTCAATGTGGATAGCAAGGATCTGAATGGAAGGACGCCCATGATGTTGGCTTGTATCATCGAGGAAGAGTTCGGTTACAGGATGGCTAAAATCTTGTTAAAAGCAGGAGCATTTCTGAATCTACGTGACAATCTAGGGAGAACAGCACTAAGTTATGCCTGTATGAACGGACGGGAGGATATTGTACGTATGATCATCCGCGAGGACGTGTTGGACATAAACGAGGCCGATAATGACGGTAATACCCCGCTACATCATGGGGCGTCCAGCGGTAACCCCAACATTGTTACTCAGCTCGTGGACTGTTTTGTGAGGTTTGGCCTCGATGTTGACACGCGGAATAGTATGGGATATACAGCATTGTTACTAGCCTGCAAAAACGGACATTTTGTGTCGGCACATGTGTTGATAAAGAAAGGCGGTGCGAATCCGAGTCTTCGTGACAACGAAGTGTTTTTGAACGCGTCTGATTGGTCACAAAGAAGTCATAACGTACAAAGTAAATTTGCGACACGTCGCGTGGCACCAGTGACGCCGTCTCCTATGACATTCTCGTTCTCAAGAGAATCAACAATGTATCTAAGAGCCACAAATCCGTCCTGCCATCACGTTAAGGGCCAGCCCGATTTATTCGCTACTTGGTCGGACAACGGCTTACGACTTCCGGCAGTGTTCTCTCCGAATGCACCTGCTTTGGAGAGAAGCGAGACATTCATTGATGGTAAAGACGCACGTCAAATAGTTCTAAACGAGATTGACGATTATGAAACACAGAACCGACCATCTTCACTGAAGCGTTCCCGTGTTAGGAACCACCCTCCTACCGCCAAACTAATGGCGCTCTCACGTCGGAGTAAGACCACAGTCATTCCGGATATGACTACCATATTTAGGATTTACTCAGATCAGTACCAACCCGACTGGAGAAAAAGGT
- the LOC138325857 gene encoding uncharacterized protein isoform X2, which yields MKKGNKKPPVPVREETKREDTFFTVKAETEVKSQTCPVSPNSIQMIQRRPIKTALHQAVIDCRLHQVRLLVSKHGVNVDSKDLNGRTPMMLACIIEEEFGYRMAKILLKAGAFLNLRDNLGRTALSYACMNGREDIVRMIIREDVLDINEADNDGNTPLHHGASSGNPNIVTQLVDCFVRFGLDVDTRNSMGYTALLLACKNGHFVSAHVLIKKGGANPSLRDNEVFLNASDWSQRSHNVQSKFATRRVAPVTPSPMTFSFSRESTMYLRATNPSCHHVKGQPDLFATWSDNGLRLPAVFSPNAPALERSETFIDGKDARQIVLNEIDDYETQNRPSSLKRSRVRNHPPTAKLMALSRRSKTTVIPDMTTIFRIYSDQYQPDWRKRSSFSRNSDSQISIYSSRTNSELPVEAN from the exons ATGAAGAAGGGCAACAAGAAACCCCCTGTTCCTGTAAGGGAGGAAACGAAGCGAGAAGATACCTTCTTCACGGTAAAA GCGGAAACCGAAGTCAAATCTCAGACTTGCCCAGTGTCTCCAAACTCGATACAAATGATCCAGCGTCGTCCAATCAAAACGGCGCTTCATCAGGCCGTGATTGACTGTCGTCTGCATCAGGTACGCCTCCTGGTGTCAAAGCATGGCGTCAATGTGGATAGCAAGGATCTGAATGGAAGGACGCCCATGATGTTGGCTTGTATCATCGAGGAAGAGTTCGGTTACAGGATGGCTAAAATCTTGTTAAAAGCAGGAGCATTTCTGAATCTACGTGACAATCTAGGGAGAACAGCACTAAGTTATGCCTGTATGAACGGACGGGAGGATATTGTACGTATGATCATCCGCGAGGACGTGTTGGACATAAACGAGGCCGATAATGACGGTAATACCCCGCTACATCATGGGGCGTCCAGCGGTAACCCCAACATTGTTACTCAGCTCGTGGACTGTTTTGTGAGGTTTGGCCTCGATGTTGACACGCGGAATAGTATGGGATATACAGCATTGTTACTAGCCTGCAAAAACGGACATTTTGTGTCGGCACATGTGTTGATAAAGAAAGGCGGTGCGAATCCGAGTCTTCGTGACAACGAAGTGTTTTTGAACGCGTCTGATTGGTCACAAAGAAGTCATAACGTACAAAGTAAATTTGCGACACGTCGCGTGGCACCAGTGACGCCGTCTCCTATGACATTCTCGTTCTCAAGAGAATCAACAATGTATCTAAGAGCCACAAATCCGTCCTGCCATCACGTTAAGGGCCAGCCCGATTTATTCGCTACTTGGTCGGACAACGGCTTACGACTTCCGGCAGTGTTCTCTCCGAATGCACCTGCTTTGGAGAGAAGCGAGACATTCATTGATGGTAAAGACGCACGTCAAATAGTTCTAAACGAGATTGACGATTATGAAACACAGAACCGACCATCTTCACTGAAGCGTTCCCGTGTTAGGAACCACCCTCCTACCGCCAAACTAATGGCGCTCTCACGTCGGAGTAAGACCACAGTCATTCCGGATATGACTACCATATTTAGGATTTACTCAGATCAGTACCAACCCGACTGGAGAAAAAGGT
- the LOC138325857 gene encoding espin-like protein isoform X6, translated as MIQRRPIKTALHQAVIDCRLHQVRLLVSKHGVNVDSKDLNGRTPMMLACIIEEEFGYRMAKILLKAGAFLNLRDNLGRTALSYACMNGREDIVRMIIREDVLDINEADNDGNTPLHHGASSGNPNIVTQLVDCFVRFGLDVDTRNSMGYTALLLACKNGHFVSAHVLIKKGGANPSLRDNEVFLNASDWSQRSHNVQSKFATRRVAPVTPSPMTFSFSRESTMYLRATNPSCHHVKGQPDLFATWSDNGLRLPAVFSPNAPALERSETFIDGKDARQIVLNEIDDYETQNRPSSLKRSRVRNHPPTAKLMALSRRSKTTVIPDMTTIFRIYSDQYQPDWRKRSSFSRNSDSQISIYSSRTNSELPVEAN; from the coding sequence ATGATCCAGCGTCGTCCAATCAAAACGGCGCTTCATCAGGCCGTGATTGACTGTCGTCTGCATCAGGTACGCCTCCTGGTGTCAAAGCATGGCGTCAATGTGGATAGCAAGGATCTGAATGGAAGGACGCCCATGATGTTGGCTTGTATCATCGAGGAAGAGTTCGGTTACAGGATGGCTAAAATCTTGTTAAAAGCAGGAGCATTTCTGAATCTACGTGACAATCTAGGGAGAACAGCACTAAGTTATGCCTGTATGAACGGACGGGAGGATATTGTACGTATGATCATCCGCGAGGACGTGTTGGACATAAACGAGGCCGATAATGACGGTAATACCCCGCTACATCATGGGGCGTCCAGCGGTAACCCCAACATTGTTACTCAGCTCGTGGACTGTTTTGTGAGGTTTGGCCTCGATGTTGACACGCGGAATAGTATGGGATATACAGCATTGTTACTAGCCTGCAAAAACGGACATTTTGTGTCGGCACATGTGTTGATAAAGAAAGGCGGTGCGAATCCGAGTCTTCGTGACAACGAAGTGTTTTTGAACGCGTCTGATTGGTCACAAAGAAGTCATAACGTACAAAGTAAATTTGCGACACGTCGCGTGGCACCAGTGACGCCGTCTCCTATGACATTCTCGTTCTCAAGAGAATCAACAATGTATCTAAGAGCCACAAATCCGTCCTGCCATCACGTTAAGGGCCAGCCCGATTTATTCGCTACTTGGTCGGACAACGGCTTACGACTTCCGGCAGTGTTCTCTCCGAATGCACCTGCTTTGGAGAGAAGCGAGACATTCATTGATGGTAAAGACGCACGTCAAATAGTTCTAAACGAGATTGACGATTATGAAACACAGAACCGACCATCTTCACTGAAGCGTTCCCGTGTTAGGAACCACCCTCCTACCGCCAAACTAATGGCGCTCTCACGTCGGAGTAAGACCACAGTCATTCCGGATATGACTACCATATTTAGGATTTACTCAGATCAGTACCAACCCGACTGGAGAAAAAGGT